Within Mytilus edulis chromosome 10, xbMytEdul2.2, whole genome shotgun sequence, the genomic segment TAAAATGTCTCCCTCAGCGTTAATTTGTTTCACTTGTATTTATAACTACTTGATAGATGTAGTAAATTTAAACTTTGGCGAAATAAAGTGCCAGTGAcatgaaacataatataaatatctGTAGTTTACACCTTTATTTTCAGGCTTTAAAGAAGGTGGATCCATGTGTTTTACCAATttaactctatatatatatattttttgtataaatgatTATACGAAAAGGAATAAATCATAGGATGGATTGATGAAAAATGGGACATACGATATTAAACAGAAACCAGGTTAATCAGCTATGTGATACAGATAATTCATTTGTGACTTGATGAATATTTACAAcattattctatatatttatgGAATTATCTCCCCTGGCTTACACACATTAAATCATGTGACCATTTACCTTCCTTTTCCACAGAAATGTTCTATTCATAAGACTAAATTAGGTATGTAATTTTATCGTTTTATCTCTATATTATACACAGACATCCATACAAACACACATACTTTAACTGTGTATTaggctttttttttatacttttttattttattttgatcgACTTTCGTTTCAGTTGTTTTATGAGATATGTTAGAACACGTTAAATGTCTTACTAATTATGCCTATTTCAACTATGTTTCTATTGTGTGCCTTGAGTTATGTGGAGTTTTGTCTTTACTGTTTCCGCGTAATGCGTTGTtgcggacatagaaatattggGCGTCCTTCAATACCGTCCCTCCGTCCGCACATCTGTCCGTCCGGTCTTGTTTAATAGCGCGATCTTACTAATATCTACAATTCTTgccaatttttttataaaacttataacatAGGTTTACATCAACAATGTATTCGACTATATAGTTCGATAAGCAGTTCTGATCATGTATTTATAAAAGAGATATAATGTTTATAAGCCATTTAGAATCATTAATTGGAACATCGCATTGTCAGCGCAATCATTTGTACAATTTGTGacacaatgttataaaacttatacaataGGTTGTATTATTAAAATCTAATACGAGTGCAAAAATCAATGCcaatcaatattttttcataGACGTGTTACGAAAATGTATATACTCGATCGAcactgaggttgacaaattagactTTAAATGCCGGTATCGGATCAAAGCAAACAAgttatttaaagatttaaattacCTGTGTACCAATTGAATCATTGTGTTAAACTGCATAGTAATGATGTCCgcttatatttttcttcaataacaaacgtcttttaaaaaaaaaacctttatcaCAGCTAATATCCTGTTGAATATTCCTTAAGGAACAAATATGATACAATAATTCTTCCGTGAAGAATACAAATGATATACCCCGcttaacttttgaaaaaaaggagaaaaggggggctatatatttttttattaacctaGGAACAGTGTATCCAATTTCACTTTATATGGAATACAATTCCTTGGATTGTTTCTTTTGCGGACTAGTATATACTACTCTGTTTGATACCTACTAAGAAAAAGATTGatttcttttatattattttcatgtcAAATGTGACCGGTTTGATCCGACAACACCTTATATATATTCCTGCAAAGTTTCGAAATATTCCGCTTTGTAGTTTCTGAGGTACGAATTATGCCCCATGGGAAAAACATTATAACGGAAAATTGCACTACATTTTCTTTGAAGCATTCAACTATCTAAGATTATTATAGAAAAGTTTTTACAAGGACAATAACCGAAAAAGAAGTTTTTTTGAAATTGTCCTTGTACCTTAACAGATAAGAAGAACCGTTCAACGCGGAGGACATGTTATGTATGCCATTTTCTGAACATTAGcctgtaaaaatatataatgatattGAATTTAAATGAAACTTTAACTTTATACTAATATTAAAGGCCTTAaagataaaattaaattataacctTTAAAGTATGCGAGACATTTCACCATAtattagataaaattgagaatggaaatggggaatgtgtcaaagagacaacaacccgaccatagacaaaAACACAACAGTATTCATGTAAGTACATGCAATCTATTTTAGGATTATGGCCACCAATTGGGGTATTTGTGGTATTTGTGAAAACCTTCAGTTTACCAAACCTTCAGTAGTATGGTGTTCCGAATGTGACGAAGGACTATGTGGAGATTGTAAGAAACATCACGCAGTTTCCAAGGCATCAAAAAACCATGAAACCGTTTCTATCGCCAAATACAAAAACTTACCCACCGAAGTCCTGCAAATCTCTCAGACCTGCAAACTTCATAATGAGAAATACGAGCTGTTTTGCGCAAAACACGATTGTCCTTGCTGTAAGAAATGTGTGAAATCTCACAACGATTGTAAAGGTTTAACTGACATAAATGAactcataaaaaatgtaaaaacttcAAGCGCATTTAATGAAATCGAACAAACCCTGCAGGAAGTCGTCGAGAATATAAAACGACTAAGCACAAACAggaatgaaaatttaaaatctatagaaaacaagaaaagagaaattgaagCAGCAATAAAACAAACCAGGATAAAAGTTAATTGTCACCTTGATAAACTTCAGGATGATTTGATTAAAGAACTAATGACAGTTGAACAAAGAGAAAAAAGCAAAATAGAAAAATTGTTAACTTCTCTAAAAAAGAAGGAAAATGAGATCGCTGAAGTACAAGAAAACTTTGCCAGTATTAAAAATCATGCGTCAgaacttcaaacattttttaCAATGAAAGATATCGAAAAAGATATTATAGGCGAAGAAAAATTTATCAAATCGATTGCCACAAGTGACTCCACAAATCAAGTCAATATTTCATGTCAGATTAACAAGTATTTACAGCAAATAACAGCCACCATGCAGAAGTTTGGAGAAATTAATGTTAGTTCTGATCCATGTGATTTTACCATTCAGAAACGAAAGGACAGACAAGCCCAGATTATGGTCACTCTTCCAACCAGAGATATCGATAACCTGACTCTGACATTACAGAAACGTATCAAGCCAAAGTTGTCAAATATCTTTGGTTGTTCATTGCTTCCTGGTGATCGGATGGTATTTTCCTCTTATATGGGCAGTGAATTAACAGTAACAAAGTCTGACGGATCAAAAGATTTTGAGATAAAGAACATTGGTCCAACTCTTGATGTGGTATTTAGTGGTGATGATTCTATTGCTGTAACTTCCGGCAATTCAAATCAGATTAATATTATCGACTTAAAGAAGAAATCAAAGACGAAATCAATAATAGTCGATTCATATAATGATGGAGTAGCATACAAAGatggatatttaatatattgtgCCAGAGAGAAAGGAATACAGATGATCAGTCTGAATGACGAAACAATTACCAATGTTAACAATACCAATCTGTCAGGTCTTGCGTACGTTACAACATTCGGTGACAAATTGTTCTACACAAATTCCAATGACAGCGTAACCTGCTGTGATTACCATGGTCTCATACTGTGGACGTTCTGTGATAAAAGTGTTGTGCGCTTTCTACAAGGTGTCTCTGTAGACAATGATGGCAACGTGTATGTAGTGGGATGTAATACTAGCAATGTGGTTGTTATCTCTGCTGATGGACAACGCTACAGACAACTCTTATCAAGTGAAGATGGACTGAGCTTCCCACAGGCTCTACATTATGACACGTCTACCAATGAATTGTTAGTTACAAATtcatccaatgaagcctttctgTATGATgttaaataataattcatgaagATTGACTTTTTCAACCTTATTCAACATTTTCTTGATCTCgattacaaatattattttaattaaattatataaaagtttTGTGATCTAATTAAGagctttttaaaattaatttatagcGTTATTAACTGAcaatttctgtattggccctgttataGATTTGAGGTGAGCTGTATTGGACCCGAGACTCGACGACATGCTATCGAGATTATAcagaaaaattaaacttttaaggattcattattattcgtggggtACAAGTTTTAGTGGATTTCGTTGATAAATACCACAAATTAAAGTTATGAGACAGCAATTCATCTAAAAGTTGATCTAAGGACAGTTCCATATGAATGATAGAAAATGTGTGTGAAATGCGTTACACATATATATACGAGACAACAACCTAATGACAAAATTAACATGAGACTTTCAATTTAAGTAAAGAAGATGTTGGTATTACGTATAGGCAGTtagaaatgacaaaataataaaactaatCAATACAAAACTGCGTTGTATGATATCGAGAAGGATTTTCGGTCATAATTGTCAATACGGAGCTTCGGTCATGATTATCAATAAGAAGATTCGGGCATGATTATCAATGAGGAGATTCTGACATATTTGGCAATAAGGAAGATAGAGAAGATGTtggtacagtacttgcaaccttaggcgttactgtttgacgtgaacttgactgatcggtgaatgatcggtgacggatgtttgactgatcgatgagtgatcggtgatcgatgacccataggatccgtcagataattcaaataacctatgtgagagttaccgTGACAACGGTCATCGATCGATCAGTAAATCAAATTTATacacggatcggacggatacgtatatatttcaaattcttatgtaaaccgaactcaACAGTGTTTACAAtccatgaacgcggacctcgacgaagacaccataatttacacgttaatttgtcataaaattggttgcaataaaaaagtaaaaatagtatAACAGTATAAGATGCTTAATTAaagcgttaaattgtttgtgttgattaatagttttgtattagATATTGTAAACATCAgagatatatataatacataattgaaTTATATGTCTCAGTTAACATGAACTTTTTCCTACGAAAATGCCGGTAATTTTCCGCCATTGGAGTTTTGAACGTTTTATAGTTTAGAAAACGTcgtttttcataaaattgaaagaatgtaagagaaatcattaaaaaaattttggcATTGTTAAAAACTACCAAAAATTTATctcctttttatttaaaaaatgacactattttttttaaatcagttatttCAAACAACTCGACATAAgtcttttaattagaattgagatatgaTAAGAATTCTCAGATCCGGACATCCTGGCATTTACATTTGTCAGGAGGTGATGAAATCCGgaatcctctagatttttcatctatttgaaggGGATAACTGATCATTTAAATTGCCGATTATTTTTTAACCAGAGGTTAtagtatgttaaaaatcaaaatggagatagtatatagtgtctttaacaatattaaaagagtaaaattactatattcaactggttatgatatatatcaattaaattaatttgccATAAGTCTATGGAAAATCTAGAGGAATCTTATCTGCATCACCtatcaacattgtttacataacaaaaatgctaatcattgattggtcagttacatgttgtgatgtcactgcagatctgagaattaaaatacttaaacttttatttgtgtGGAATAAGAATGTCGTTATTGCTTTAtgttgatacaaattattaaccgccatatgatttcagtactttttgttcatcaggattgattgttcttcataaattatggtattaaatttttgaacgcgttgcctaaaatgcaaatatttttttctgatatttgaaaatattgtaacttcaattgcaatcagttgttataaatTCCTTTTTATGACTAATTTTGTATAGAATTTGAATATTTGAAGAATAAGTATCtgtttacttttgattttgttgatcCAGAATGCAATAATTTCTTCATTTGAATGGAAATTATTGaccacaatttgatttttttactgtatatagtTTGAAATTGGtagttttttcataaaattaaaagaatgtcaaagaaatcatattaaaattttatttgcattATTTAAAATACCCAAAatcattcttctttttattaaaaatgataccattttatttgaaatcagttatttttaactTCTCAAGACAAATCTTTTAATTGGAATAGGatataataagatttaaaatactgtaacttttatttttgtggaataggAATGCAgatattactttattttaatacaaattattaGCCGCCaaatgatttcagtactttttgtacatcagaattgtctgttcttcataaattatgtttactttaaggaaaaagatattaaactTTTGTACGCGTTGcgtaaattgaaaatatttattctcatatttgaaaatattttaacttcAATTGCAATTAGTTGCTATAAATTCCTTTTTATGACTAATGTTGTATAAAATGTGAACATTTGAAGGATAAGTATCtgtttacttttgattttgttgaaccAAAATGCAATAATTTCTTCATTTGAATGGAAATTATTGACCACAACttgatttttttactgtatatagtttaaaat encodes:
- the LOC139491488 gene encoding uncharacterized protein PF3D7_1120000-like translates to MATNWGICGICENLQFTKPSVVWCSECDEGLCGDCKKHHAVSKASKNHETVSIAKYKNLPTEVLQISQTCKLHNEKYELFCAKHDCPCCKKCVKSHNDCKGLTDINELIKNVKTSSAFNEIEQTLQEVVENIKRLSTNRNENLKSIENKKREIEAAIKQTRIKVNCHLDKLQDDLIKELMTVEQREKSKIEKLLTSLKKKENEIAEVQENFASIKNHASELQTFFTMKDIEKDIIGEEKFIKSIATSDSTNQVNISCQINKYLQQITATMQKFGEINVSSDPCDFTIQKRKDRQAQIMVTLPTRDIDNLTLTLQKRIKPKLSNIFGCSLLPGDRMVFSSYMGSELTVTKSDGSKDFEIKNIGPTLDVVFSGDDSIAVTSGNSNQINIIDLKKKSKTKSIIVDSYNDGVAYKDGYLIYCAREKGIQMISLNDETITNVNNTNLSGLAYVTTFGDKLFYTNSNDSVTCCDYHGLILWTFCDKSVVRFLQGVSVDNDGNVYVVGCNTSNVVVISADGQRYRQLLSSEDGLSFPQALHYDTSTNELLVTNSSNEAFLYDVK